One Halichoerus grypus chromosome 1, mHalGry1.hap1.1, whole genome shotgun sequence genomic region harbors:
- the SEC61A1 gene encoding protein transport protein Sec61 subunit alpha, with translation MAIKFLEVIKPFCVILPEIQKPERKIQFKEKVLWTAITLFIFLVCCQIPLFGIMSSDSADPFYWMRVILASNRGTLMELGISPIVTSGLIMQLLAGAKIIEVGDTPKDRALFNGAQKLFGMIITIGQSIVYVMTGMYGDPSEMGAGICLLITIQLFVAGLIVLLLDELLQKGYGLGSGISLFIATNICETIVWKAFSPTTVNTGRGMEFEGAIIALFHLLATRTDKVRALREAFYRQNLPNLMNLIATIFVFAVVIYFQGFRVDLPIKSARYRGQYNTYPIKLFYTSNIPIILQSALVSNLYVISQMLSARFSGNLLVSLLGTWSDTSSGGPARAYPVGGLCYYLSPPESFGSVLEDPVHAVVYIVFMLGSCAFFSKTWIEVSGSSAKDVAKQLKEQQMVMRGHRETSMVHELNRYIPTAAAFGGLCIGALSVLADFLGAIGSGTGILLAVTIIYQYFEIFVKEQSEVGSMGALLF, from the exons CCGCAATCACCCTCTTTATCTTCTTAGTATGCTGCCAG ATCCCGTTATTTGGTATCATGTCTTCAGATTCAGCTGACCCTTTCTATTGGATGAGAGTGATTCTAGCCTCTAACAGAG GCACATTGATGGAGCTGGGTATCTCTCCCATTGTCACCTCCGGCCTCATCATGCAGCTCTTGGCTGGCGCTAAAATAATTGAAGTTGGTGACACTCCGAAAGACCGAGCCCTCTTCAATGGAGCCCAAAAGT TATTCGGCATGATCATTACCATCGGCCAGTCCATCGTGTATGTGATGACAGGAATGTACGGAGATCCTTCTGAAATGGGTGCTGGAATCTGCCTGTTAATCACCATTCAG CTCTTTGTTGCTGGCTTAATTGTCTTGCTTTTGGATGAACTTCTGCAAAAAGGGTACGGCCTGGGCTCTGGGATCTCCCTCTTCATTGCCACGAACATCTGTGAGACCATCGTATGGAAGGCGTTCAGCCCCACCACTGTCAACACCGGCCGAG GAATGGAATTCGAAGGCGCCATCATTGCACTCTTCCATCTCCTGGCCACCCGCACCGACAAGGTCCGAGCCCTTCGAGAGGCCTTCTACCGCCAGAATCTTCCCAACCTTATGAATCTGATCGCCACCATCTTTGTCTTTGCAGTGGTGATCTATTTCCAG GGCTTCCGCGTGGACCTGCCCATCAAGTCAGCCCGTTACCGAGGCCAGTACAACACCTACCCGATCAAGCTCTTCTACACCTCCAACATCCCCATCATCCTGCAGTCCGCCCTGGTGTCCAACCTGTATGTCATCTCCCAGATGCTGTCCGCCCGCTTCAGCGGCAACCTGCTGGTCAGCCTGCTGGGCACCTGGTCT GATACCTCTTCCGGGGGCCCGGCGCGTGCGTATCCAGTCGGCGGCCTTTGCTATTACCTGTCCCCGCCAGAATCTTTTGGCTCCGTGCTAGAAGATCCTGTCCATGCCGTGGTGTATATAGTGTTCATGCTCGGCTCGTGTGCGTTCTTCTCCAAAACATGGATCGAGGTGTCGGGCTCCTCTGCCAAGGAT GTTGCAAAGCAGCTGAAGGAGCAGCAGATGGTGATGAGGGGCCATCGAGAGACTTCCATGGTCCATGAACTCAATCG GTACATCCCCACCGCCGCGGCCTTCGGCGGGCTATGCATCGGGGCCCTCTCCGTCCTGGCCGACTTCCTGGGCGCCATCGGGTCTGGAACTGGGATCCTGCTCGCAGTCACAATCATCTACCAGTACTTTGAAATCTTCGTGAAGGAGCAGAGTGAGGTCGGCAGCATGGGGGCCCTTCTGTTCTGA